The Haloplanus salinarum genome includes a region encoding these proteins:
- a CDS encoding DUF58 domain-containing protein, which produces MSRRLLPTRRGVTVAAAAVAAVAAGAAFGPRSLDAVVVPAGVALLAAGVQLHRLDPPTVERTPPPPADPGTTATVRLAFDTDTPVTAVVRDRLPPGVDGDAEATTLVGGDPLVYEVTYRERGEHALGPATVDARDVLGLARRTFVPEGRASVLVYPRVFHPSPAVAERLRGLAALDAGAERGAFDHLREYVNGDSLRDVHWKSSAKREDLVVQEFADDGDRRTVTVAASAAPGRADAMAEAAATVAVSLLDEGVSVSLATPDGRVRTAPDDADRVLTHLARAGAGDPGDADADADVAVRASEDGVTVRVDGASHPFDPGPRRRLDDRGDRPTEDGSPSAPEVRA; this is translated from the coding sequence ATGTCCCGACGCCTCCTCCCGACCCGCCGTGGGGTCACCGTCGCCGCCGCCGCCGTCGCCGCCGTCGCCGCGGGCGCGGCGTTCGGCCCGCGGTCGCTCGACGCCGTCGTCGTCCCCGCGGGCGTCGCGCTCCTCGCCGCGGGCGTCCAACTCCACCGCCTCGATCCACCGACCGTCGAGCGGACGCCGCCGCCGCCCGCCGATCCGGGGACGACGGCGACCGTCCGGCTGGCGTTCGACACCGACACGCCCGTCACCGCCGTCGTGCGCGACCGTCTCCCCCCGGGCGTCGACGGCGACGCCGAGGCGACGACCCTGGTCGGGGGCGACCCCCTCGTCTACGAAGTGACCTACCGCGAGCGCGGCGAACACGCCCTCGGCCCCGCCACCGTCGACGCCCGGGACGTGCTCGGCCTCGCGCGGCGCACCTTCGTCCCCGAGGGACGGGCTTCGGTGCTGGTGTATCCGCGGGTGTTCCACCCGTCGCCGGCCGTCGCCGAGCGGCTCCGGGGCCTCGCAGCCCTCGACGCGGGCGCCGAGCGCGGCGCGTTCGATCACCTCCGGGAGTACGTCAACGGCGACTCCCTGCGTGACGTCCACTGGAAGTCGAGTGCCAAGCGCGAGGACCTCGTCGTCCAGGAGTTCGCCGACGACGGCGACCGCCGGACGGTGACGGTGGCGGCGAGCGCCGCGCCCGGGCGGGCGGACGCGATGGCGGAGGCGGCCGCCACCGTCGCCGTTTCCCTCCTCGACGAGGGCGTGTCGGTGTCGCTCGCGACGCCCGACGGCCGGGTTCGGACGGCGCCGGACGACGCCGACCGGGTGCTCACCCACCTCGCCCGCGCCGGTGCCGGCGACCCTGGCGACGCCGACGCCGACGCCGACGTCGCGGTTCGTGCGTCCGAGGACGGGGTGACCGTCCGCGTCGACGGCGCGTCACACCCCTTCGATCCCGGCCCCCGACGCCGGCTCGACGACCGGGGGGACCGACCCACGGAGGACGGCTCCCCGTCCGCACCGGAGGTGCGAGCGTGA
- a CDS encoding glucose-6-phosphate isomerase, with amino-acid sequence MYVDLGNALDAEPRLTREALERLDERVADAHDRIERGRAEAAHGYASLNLPETVDPAAVRRAVDRFDDPAAVLSVGIGGSALGAATLAEALGTDLDAYVLDNVDPARVAGLLETLPLSDTVVHVVSRSGTTAETLSNFLIVREAMADAGVDWTERTLVTTGPSGNLRNLADRHDLPVLDVPAGVPGRFSVLSTVALPVAALAGHDVEAIVDGARAEADRLAGSLFESPAYAYGATCHALERRGAGVNAMMPYAESLESFAEWFAQLWAESLGKDAVGQTPARALGATDQHSQLQLYRAGPRDKLVTLVRPRERPDVAIPETDLDGLAYLGGGSLADLLDAEFRATEASLAASNCPNVRIEVDRVDERGVGELLYGMEAACIMYGELAGVETFTQPAVEWGKRAARGLLGGGDVDADDAVPEKRRLVID; translated from the coding sequence ATGTACGTCGACCTCGGCAACGCACTCGACGCCGAACCGCGACTCACGCGCGAGGCCTTGGAGCGGCTCGACGAGCGCGTCGCCGACGCCCACGACCGCATCGAGCGCGGCCGGGCCGAGGCGGCCCACGGCTACGCGTCGCTGAACCTCCCCGAGACGGTCGACCCGGCGGCCGTCCGCCGGGCGGTGGATCGCTTCGACGACCCCGCGGCCGTCCTCTCCGTCGGCATCGGCGGGAGCGCCCTCGGCGCCGCGACGCTCGCCGAGGCCCTCGGAACCGACCTCGACGCATACGTCCTCGACAACGTCGACCCCGCACGTGTCGCCGGTCTCCTCGAGACCCTCCCGCTTTCCGACACCGTCGTCCACGTGGTCTCCCGGTCGGGCACCACCGCCGAGACCCTCTCGAACTTCCTGATCGTCCGCGAGGCGATGGCCGACGCCGGCGTCGACTGGACCGAGCGCACCCTGGTCACCACGGGTCCGTCGGGGAACCTCCGGAATCTGGCCGACCGCCACGACCTGCCCGTTCTCGACGTCCCCGCGGGCGTCCCCGGGCGCTTCTCGGTGCTCTCGACGGTCGCGCTCCCCGTCGCCGCCCTCGCCGGCCACGACGTCGAGGCCATCGTCGACGGGGCGCGGGCCGAGGCCGACCGGCTCGCGGGGTCGCTGTTCGAATCGCCCGCCTACGCCTACGGCGCGACCTGTCATGCCCTCGAACGCCGCGGCGCGGGCGTCAACGCGATGATGCCCTACGCCGAGTCGCTGGAGTCATTCGCGGAGTGGTTCGCCCAGTTGTGGGCCGAGAGCCTCGGCAAGGACGCCGTCGGCCAGACGCCCGCCCGGGCGCTCGGAGCGACGGACCAGCACTCCCAGCTCCAGCTCTACCGCGCCGGCCCGCGGGACAAACTCGTGACGCTCGTCCGGCCCCGGGAGCGTCCCGACGTCGCCATCCCCGAGACGGACCTCGACGGCCTCGCCTACCTCGGCGGCGGGAGCCTCGCCGACCTGCTCGACGCCGAGTTCCGGGCGACCGAGGCGAGCCTCGCGGCCTCGAACTGCCCGAACGTCCGCATCGAGGTCGACCGCGTCGACGAGCGGGGCGTCGGCGAACTCCTCTACGGCATGGAGGCGGCCTGTATCATGTACGGCGAGCTCGCGGGCGTCGAGACGTTCACCCAGCCCGCGGTCGAGTGGGGCAAGCGCGCCGCCCGCGGCCTCCTCGGCGGCGGCGACGTCGACGCGGACGACGCGGTGCCCGAGAAGCGCCGTCTCGTCATCGACTGA
- a CDS encoding NUDIX hydrolase, translated as MSANEGGDAGASERHPNAEQAVIAVDGDDQEQGTVNRLDAHTGDGVRHRAFTALVFDGEGRVLLAQRAPGKRLWDTHWDGTVASHPRPGQTQKEATRQRLVDELGVTPDQYDDLRVTDKFEYKRYYENAGLEWEVCSVLQCTLDDVALDPDETEVAGRLWVDYDHLHEHPEWYRQLRLCPWFEIAMRRDFD; from the coding sequence ATGAGCGCGAACGAGGGCGGCGACGCCGGGGCGTCGGAGCGACACCCCAACGCCGAACAGGCGGTCATCGCCGTCGACGGGGACGATCAGGAGCAAGGGACGGTCAACCGCCTCGATGCACACACCGGCGACGGCGTCCGTCACCGCGCCTTCACCGCCCTCGTCTTCGACGGCGAGGGCCGGGTGTTGCTCGCACAGCGCGCGCCGGGCAAGCGCCTCTGGGACACCCACTGGGACGGCACCGTCGCCTCCCACCCGCGACCGGGCCAGACCCAGAAGGAGGCTACCCGCCAGCGACTCGTCGACGAACTCGGCGTCACGCCGGATCAGTACGACGACCTCCGGGTGACCGACAAGTTCGAGTACAAACGCTACTACGAGAACGCGGGCCTGGAGTGGGAGGTCTGTTCAGTCCTGCAGTGTACCCTCGACGACGTCGCCCTGGACCCCGACGAGACGGAGGTCGCCGGCCGCCTGTGGGTCGACTACGACCACCTCCACGAACATCCCGAGTGGTACCGTCAGCTCCGACTCTGCCCGTGGTTCGAGATCGCGATGCGCCGCGACTTCGACTGA
- a CDS encoding phosphate-starvation-inducible PsiE family protein produces the protein MLESRGRATPLASSRFAAVTNRFVHMVELVAAAVFALLFAIGVVDLMIQIVQATQAGRITDPLVVIGFIDTGLLLLIIVEVYETVIAYTEESETRRIVRLVIYTGVIAMVRKTIIFRTGEYATSTDALLAATAYAVLILGLVGLLLVERGESRQLMD, from the coding sequence GTGCTCGAGTCGCGGGGCCGGGCGACGCCGCTCGCGTCGAGCCGGTTCGCGGCGGTCACCAACCGGTTCGTCCACATGGTCGAACTCGTCGCGGCCGCCGTCTTCGCGCTGCTCTTTGCCATCGGCGTCGTCGACCTCATGATCCAGATCGTGCAGGCGACACAGGCCGGCCGGATCACCGATCCGCTGGTCGTCATCGGCTTCATCGACACCGGCCTCCTCCTCCTCATCATCGTCGAGGTGTACGAGACGGTCATCGCCTACACCGAGGAGAGCGAGACCCGTCGAATCGTCCGGTTGGTCATCTACACCGGGGTCATCGCGATGGTTCGAAAGACGATCATCTTCCGCACGGGCGAGTACGCGACGTCGACCGACGCCCTCCTCGCCGCCACCGCCTACGCCGTGCTCATCCTCGGCCTGGTCGGACTCCTCCTCGTCGAGCGAGGGGAGAGCCGGCAGCTCATGGACTGA
- a CDS encoding alpha/beta fold hydrolase encodes MTDPVRPRPSEGESTVVEANGVRLHVVRAGPADGPPVLLLHGFPECWYGWEPVARRLAEAGHRVLVPDQRGYNASEKPSGVGAYRLPTLAADAAGVLDAVGATSAHVVGHDWGAAVAWWLGLDHPDRVRTLAALNVPHPTVMRRTLARSWDQRRRSWYFAAFQLPRLPELVSRAGNYRLFERSMRESSRPGTFDDADFERYRAAWRQPDALTAMVNWYRAVARYPPPERTDPVEPPTRVIWGVRDRFLRASMAKESVAYCRDGEAVLLDDATHWLHREFPDRVADHLRAGFDAAE; translated from the coding sequence GTGACCGACCCAGTCCGTCCCCGGCCGTCGGAGGGCGAGTCGACCGTCGTCGAGGCGAACGGCGTCCGCCTCCACGTCGTGCGTGCCGGCCCCGCCGACGGGCCGCCGGTGCTCCTGTTGCACGGCTTCCCCGAGTGCTGGTACGGCTGGGAGCCGGTGGCGCGCCGCCTCGCCGAGGCGGGCCATCGGGTCCTCGTCCCCGATCAGCGCGGCTACAACGCGAGCGAGAAGCCGTCGGGGGTCGGCGCCTACCGCCTGCCGACGCTCGCGGCCGACGCCGCGGGGGTGCTGGACGCCGTCGGCGCCACGTCGGCCCACGTCGTCGGCCACGACTGGGGGGCCGCCGTGGCCTGGTGGCTGGGGCTCGACCACCCCGACCGGGTCCGGACGCTCGCGGCGCTGAACGTCCCCCACCCGACGGTGATGCGACGGACCCTCGCCCGGTCGTGGGACCAGCGCCGCCGGAGCTGGTATTTCGCCGCCTTCCAGCTTCCCCGCCTCCCGGAACTCGTCTCGCGGGCGGGAAACTACCGCCTCTTCGAGCGGTCGATGCGCGAGTCCAGTCGCCCGGGGACGTTCGACGACGCCGACTTCGAGCGCTACCGGGCGGCGTGGCGCCAGCCCGATGCCCTCACCGCGATGGTGAACTGGTACCGCGCGGTGGCGCGGTATCCGCCGCCCGAGCGGACCGACCCGGTCGAGCCGCCGACGCGCGTGATCTGGGGGGTCCGCGACCGCTTCCTCCGGGCGTCGATGGCCAAGGAGAGCGTCGCCTACTGCCGGGACGGCGAGGCCGTCCTGCTCGACGACGCGACCCACTGGCTCCACCGCGAGTTCCCCGACCGGGTGGCCGACCACCTGCGGGCGGGCTTCGACGCGGCCGAGTGA
- a CDS encoding CPBP family intramembrane glutamic endopeptidase, whose translation MVNELLVVGAMLHLLGGLVLGTLVHQDASLRGSDRATELGAATLALGLVFAVGYYLRRERVGDLPPDAERHRAPFADRGWDLLRSLLLIVAAFLAATAVVGLGMSALIGAGILARETLEYRVVASVFQFVGFGLAVAGYLAITGEWDLLQVKRPSLRGIGLIAVGVLVLVGAQLVIARLLTAFSVEVAQNQVVVTGQRDPRYFLYMIPVAILLVGPFEELVFRGGVQGILRRTWGPSVAIALSSVLFGVVHWVALTGGGGSRVPYVTVAAVLGLVLGYLYERTRNLVVPAVVHGLYNTVLFGAQYLSATGMG comes from the coding sequence ATGGTCAACGAACTCCTCGTGGTCGGGGCGATGTTGCACCTGCTCGGCGGGCTGGTGCTCGGGACGCTCGTCCACCAGGACGCGTCGCTCCGGGGGAGCGACCGCGCGACCGAACTCGGGGCCGCGACCCTCGCCCTCGGACTGGTCTTCGCCGTCGGCTACTACCTCCGCCGCGAGCGGGTCGGGGACCTGCCGCCCGACGCCGAACGGCACCGCGCCCCGTTCGCCGACCGCGGGTGGGACCTCCTCCGGAGCCTCCTCCTGATCGTCGCCGCCTTCCTCGCGGCCACGGCCGTCGTCGGGCTCGGGATGAGTGCCCTGATCGGGGCCGGTATCCTCGCCCGCGAGACCCTCGAATACCGCGTCGTCGCCTCCGTCTTCCAGTTCGTCGGCTTCGGCCTCGCCGTCGCCGGCTACCTCGCCATCACCGGCGAGTGGGACCTCCTGCAGGTGAAACGCCCCTCCCTCCGGGGGATCGGTCTGATCGCCGTCGGCGTCCTCGTCCTCGTCGGCGCCCAACTCGTCATCGCTCGCCTGCTGACGGCGTTCAGCGTCGAGGTGGCCCAGAACCAGGTCGTCGTCACCGGCCAGCGCGACCCCCGCTATTTCCTCTATATGATCCCCGTCGCCATCCTGCTCGTCGGCCCGTTCGAGGAACTCGTCTTCCGGGGCGGCGTCCAGGGCATCCTGCGGCGGACCTGGGGTCCCTCGGTCGCCATCGCCCTCTCCAGTGTCCTCTTCGGGGTCGTCCACTGGGTCGCCCTCACCGGCGGTGGCGGCTCCCGGGTACCCTACGTCACCGTCGCCGCCGTCCTCGGTCTCGTCCTCGGCTACCTCTACGAGCGGACCCGCAACCTCGTCGTCCCGGCGGTCGTTCACGGCCTCTACAACACGGTGCTGTTCGGCGCGCAGTACCTCTCCGCGACGGGGATGGGGTAG
- a CDS encoding AIR synthase family protein, whose amino-acid sequence MPDLGKIDREFFETHVRPRLGAERDDVCLGPTPGVDFGLLSIGDRTVAIATDPVSVLPALGYERAGRFALDVVLADVAVSGLPPSHLAVSFSLPPGMSDEAFAAVWEGLHAEATDLGVSVVTGHTARYDGCSFPWVGGATALAVGDAADVVRPDGARPGDDLLVTGGPAVETTGLLTTLFPERVDLPPATLATAQDRLEEASCVRDALTAAAAGPVTAMHDATEGGLHGAFAEMATGAGVRFEIERDRIPVRPGVAETCAALDIDPWTATTSGTLVVAVDPEGTDAVLSALADRGTTAARIGRVVEGEGAYVDGDRIAAPSVDASWAAYARLST is encoded by the coding sequence ATGCCGGACCTCGGAAAGATCGACCGCGAGTTCTTCGAGACCCACGTCCGCCCCCGCCTCGGCGCCGAGCGCGACGACGTGTGCCTCGGCCCGACGCCCGGCGTCGACTTCGGCCTCCTGTCGATCGGCGACCGGACCGTCGCCATCGCCACCGATCCCGTCTCCGTCCTCCCCGCGCTCGGCTACGAGCGGGCCGGCCGCTTCGCGCTCGACGTCGTCCTCGCGGACGTGGCGGTCAGCGGCCTCCCGCCCTCGCATCTCGCCGTCTCCTTCTCCCTGCCGCCGGGGATGAGCGACGAGGCGTTCGCGGCCGTGTGGGAGGGCCTCCACGCCGAGGCGACGGACCTGGGCGTGAGCGTCGTCACCGGTCACACCGCCCGGTACGATGGGTGTTCGTTCCCCTGGGTCGGTGGGGCGACGGCGCTGGCCGTCGGCGACGCCGCGGACGTGGTTCGCCCGGACGGGGCGCGGCCGGGTGACGACCTCCTGGTGACCGGCGGGCCGGCCGTCGAGACGACGGGGCTGTTGACGACGCTGTTCCCCGAGCGGGTCGACCTCCCGCCGGCGACGCTGGCGACGGCCCAGGACCGGCTCGAGGAGGCGAGTTGCGTCCGCGACGCCCTGACCGCCGCGGCCGCAGGGCCGGTGACCGCGATGCACGACGCCACCGAGGGCGGCCTCCACGGCGCGTTCGCCGAGATGGCGACGGGCGCCGGCGTCCGGTTCGAAATCGAGCGCGACCGGATTCCCGTCCGGCCGGGCGTCGCCGAGACGTGTGCCGCCCTCGATATCGACCCCTGGACCGCCACGACGTCGGGGACGCTGGTCGTCGCCGTCGACCCCGAGGGCACGGACGCGGTGCTGTCGGCGCTCGCCGATCGGGGGACTACCGCCGCCCGGATCGGTCGGGTCGTCGAGGGCGAGGGAGCCTACGTCGACGGCGACCGGATCGCGGCGCCGTCGGTCGACGCCTCGTGGGCCGCCTACGCGCGGCTCTCGACCTGA
- a CDS encoding DUF3592 domain-containing protein: MRISGPSGRVGIALTLVIGLASIGFGAYSYSTQSSALGSAETVQGTITSTSVEERSTKGTSYVPRATFEYTYEGENYTASNVYPGTLVRDFDTESAARAELDGDEPGETATVYVPTDAPGEGYLEPERSNKPLLLVGVGALFLLGAGRSAMG, translated from the coding sequence ATGCGAATCAGCGGGCCCTCCGGGCGAGTCGGTATCGCCCTCACGCTGGTGATCGGTCTCGCGTCGATCGGATTCGGCGCGTACAGTTACAGCACGCAGTCGTCGGCGCTCGGCTCCGCCGAGACGGTCCAGGGGACGATCACGTCGACGTCCGTCGAGGAGCGCTCGACCAAGGGCACCTCGTACGTCCCGCGGGCGACCTTCGAGTACACCTACGAGGGGGAGAACTACACCGCCTCGAACGTCTACCCCGGAACGCTCGTCCGGGATTTCGACACCGAGAGCGCGGCCAGAGCCGAACTCGACGGGGACGAACCGGGAGAGACGGCGACGGTGTACGTCCCGACCGACGCGCCGGGGGAGGGGTACCTCGAGCCGGAGCGAAGCAACAAGCCGCTTCTCCTGGTCGGCGTCGGCGCGCTGTTCCTCCTGGGGGCGGGGCGGTCGGCGATGGGTTAG
- a CDS encoding cupin domain-containing protein — protein MKPVAFDEAETYEPEEGWRRVALAGSDRFSFEWFEKPPGHSSPMHDHENEQVCLCLSGELTVTTADDAVTLGPNDSVWLESNEAHRVENTGEERAVGLDVFAPGRSFDFWTDRD, from the coding sequence ATGAAGCCAGTCGCCTTCGACGAGGCGGAAACCTACGAACCCGAGGAGGGGTGGCGGCGTGTCGCGCTCGCCGGCAGCGACCGCTTCTCCTTCGAGTGGTTCGAGAAACCGCCGGGGCACAGCTCGCCGATGCACGACCACGAGAACGAACAGGTGTGTCTCTGTCTGTCGGGCGAGCTCACCGTGACCACCGCGGACGACGCGGTCACCCTCGGCCCGAACGACTCGGTGTGGCTCGAATCGAACGAGGCCCACCGCGTCGAGAACACGGGCGAGGAGCGTGCCGTCGGCCTCGACGTGTTCGCCCCGGGCCGCTCGTTCGACTTCTGGACCGACCGCGACTGA
- a CDS encoding MFS transporter, whose translation MGLATRFAGDEADVVADPRFRVILLGSVVSPMGASLVSPLLDSLTGVYGIPGARIGLLMAAFTAPGVLAIPLVGMVSDRVGRKPVLTAGLALFGAAGLGLAFTTDFRVAVALRLVQGVGFTGIAPVLIAATGDLFTGEREATAQGLRFTTVGGSLAVFPFLAGLLVAVAWQYPFYLFALGLPAAAVVHRRFEEPAADPDAEGLDVTRLLALVRTPRIALVLLGRAVPSFLWFGFLTYNSIVVVRLLDGTPGVAGALVAVASVASSVGGSQVGRLTAAFDSRRAPLLVGTAAAGLGLAAVALAPSLPVAGAGSLVVGAGFGVVLTLYRSTVSTVAPAALRGSLVSLGESAGRIGSTVAPVVMGGAVAFATPRYGLAVAVRGTLLAVVVGSLVVGTACVLFADRAMA comes from the coding sequence GTGGGACTCGCAACGCGGTTCGCCGGCGACGAGGCGGACGTGGTGGCCGATCCGCGGTTCAGGGTGATCCTCCTCGGGAGCGTCGTCTCCCCGATGGGCGCCTCGCTCGTCTCGCCGCTGCTCGACTCGCTGACCGGCGTCTACGGCATCCCCGGCGCACGGATCGGCCTGCTCATGGCGGCGTTCACCGCCCCGGGGGTCCTCGCCATCCCGCTGGTCGGTATGGTGTCGGATCGGGTGGGACGAAAGCCGGTGCTCACGGCCGGGCTGGCCCTGTTCGGCGCCGCCGGACTTGGGCTGGCGTTCACGACCGACTTCCGGGTCGCCGTCGCCCTGCGTCTCGTCCAGGGCGTCGGCTTCACCGGCATCGCGCCCGTCCTCATCGCGGCCACGGGCGACCTCTTCACCGGCGAGCGCGAGGCGACCGCCCAGGGCCTCCGCTTTACCACCGTCGGGGGCTCCCTCGCCGTCTTCCCGTTTCTCGCGGGGCTGCTCGTCGCCGTCGCGTGGCAGTATCCCTTCTATCTGTTCGCGCTCGGCCTGCCGGCGGCGGCCGTCGTCCACCGGCGGTTCGAGGAGCCGGCCGCCGACCCCGACGCCGAGGGGCTCGACGTGACGCGACTGCTCGCGCTCGTCCGGACGCCGCGGATCGCGCTGGTGTTGCTCGGCCGGGCCGTCCCCTCCTTCCTCTGGTTCGGCTTCCTGACCTACAACTCCATCGTGGTGGTCCGCCTGCTCGACGGGACGCCCGGCGTGGCGGGGGCGCTGGTCGCCGTCGCCAGCGTCGCGAGTTCGGTCGGCGGCTCCCAGGTGGGGCGGCTCACCGCCGCCTTCGACAGCCGGCGCGCCCCCTTGCTCGTCGGGACGGCGGCCGCCGGACTGGGCCTCGCGGCCGTCGCGCTCGCCCCCTCGCTGCCCGTCGCCGGCGCCGGATCGCTCGTCGTCGGCGCGGGCTTCGGCGTCGTGCTCACGCTCTATCGCAGCACCGTCTCGACGGTTGCGCCCGCGGCGCTCCGGGGGTCGCTCGTCAGCCTCGGCGAGTCCGCCGGCCGGATCGGGAGCACCGTCGCGCCGGTCGTGATGGGCGGGGCCGTCGCGTTCGCCACGCCTCGCTACGGCCTCGCCGTCGCCGTCCGCGGGACGCTCCTCGCCGTCGTCGTCGGGAGCCTCGTCGTCGGGACGGCGTGCGTGCTGTTCGCCGACCGGGCGATGGCGTGA
- a CDS encoding AAA family ATPase, with protein sequence MTDASLPESDHPEQVPPLSVADATTLTDRIVDNVEEVIVGQHDAIEHILVATLARGHLLLEDVPGVGKTVLGRAVATSVDCSFNRVQFTPDLLPSDVTGVNVFNQKTREFEFRPGPVFANVVLGDEINRAPPKTQAALLEAMAEEQVTVDGETRRLPDPFTVIATQNDVEPGRTYDLPMAEVDRFMKKLRLGYPDEDAETRLLERVAGDHPIESLTPVATLDDLRGARRTVANVTLSEPVRRYVSRLASYTRDEASLGVSPRGAIALTRAAQARAVLNGREYVVPDDVQTEAPTVWSHRIDADRPGRDVVDAALTAVSVE encoded by the coding sequence ATGACGGACGCAAGTCTCCCGGAATCGGATCACCCGGAACAGGTTCCGCCGCTGTCGGTGGCCGACGCCACGACGCTCACCGACCGCATCGTCGACAACGTCGAGGAGGTCATCGTCGGGCAACACGACGCAATCGAACACATCCTGGTCGCGACCCTCGCCCGCGGCCACCTCCTCCTCGAGGACGTCCCGGGGGTCGGCAAGACGGTCCTCGGGCGGGCCGTCGCCACCTCCGTCGACTGCTCGTTCAATCGCGTCCAGTTCACGCCCGACCTCCTCCCCTCGGACGTGACCGGCGTCAACGTGTTCAACCAGAAGACTCGAGAGTTCGAGTTTCGCCCCGGCCCCGTGTTCGCGAACGTCGTCCTGGGCGACGAGATCAACCGCGCGCCGCCGAAGACCCAGGCCGCCCTGCTGGAGGCGATGGCCGAGGAACAGGTGACCGTCGACGGCGAGACCCGCCGGCTCCCCGATCCCTTCACCGTCATCGCGACGCAGAACGACGTCGAGCCCGGCCGGACGTACGACCTGCCGATGGCCGAAGTCGACCGCTTCATGAAGAAACTCCGCCTCGGCTATCCCGACGAGGACGCCGAGACGCGACTGCTGGAGCGGGTCGCGGGCGATCACCCCATCGAGTCGCTCACACCCGTCGCGACCCTCGACGACCTGCGGGGTGCCCGTCGGACCGTCGCGAACGTCACGCTCAGCGAACCCGTTCGGCGGTACGTCTCGCGGCTGGCGTCCTACACCCGCGACGAGGCGTCCCTGGGTGTGAGTCCCCGGGGCGCCATCGCCCTCACCCGCGCCGCGCAGGCGCGGGCCGTCCTGAACGGCCGCGAGTACGTCGTCCCCGACGACGTCCAGACCGAGGCGCCGACCGTCTGGAGCCACCGCATCGACGCCGACCGACCGGGGCGCGACGTCGTCGACGCCGCGCTGACCGCCGTTTCGGTCGAGTGA